From a single Sinomonas atrocyanea genomic region:
- a CDS encoding cytidine deaminase, which produces MSSSEPTAPEVDWDALTAAATQAMHAAYAPYSDFPVGAAALTDDGRIITGCNVENASYGLTLCAECTLVGQLRLGGGGRIAAFACVDASGSVLMPCGRCRQLLYEFRAPGMVLLTVSGVRTMDEVLPDAFGPQNLQN; this is translated from the coding sequence ATGTCAAGCAGTGAGCCCACGGCACCCGAGGTCGACTGGGACGCCCTCACCGCGGCGGCCACCCAGGCCATGCACGCCGCCTACGCGCCGTACTCGGACTTCCCCGTCGGCGCGGCGGCGCTGACGGACGACGGCCGGATCATCACCGGCTGCAACGTCGAGAACGCCTCGTACGGGCTCACGCTCTGCGCCGAGTGCACCCTCGTGGGCCAGCTCCGGCTCGGCGGCGGCGGCCGGATCGCGGCCTTCGCCTGCGTCGACGCGTCCGGCAGCGTGCTCATGCCGTGCGGCCGCTGCCGCCAGCTCCTCTACGAGTTCCGCGCGCCCGGGATGGTGCTGCTCACGGTGAGCGGCGTGCGGACCATGGACGAGGTGCTCCCCGACGCGTTCGGGCCGCAGAACCTGCAGAACTGA
- a CDS encoding thymidine phosphorylase, with product MTTSGNGARAAEAHDAVDVIRAKRDRRELSDAQIDWVIDAYTRGAVADEQMSALAMAILLNGMTHRETARWTTAMIASGERLDFSSLRSRSGGQRPTADKHSTGGVGDKITLPLAPLVAVFGVAVPQLSGRGLGHTGGTLDKLESIPGWRAALSNEEMMAQLDDVGAVICAAGAGLAPADKKLYALRDVTGTVEAIPLIASSIMSKKIAEGTGALVLDVKVGSGAFMKDEADARELAETMVALGQDAGVRTVALLTDMDTPLGLTAGNAIEVEESLEVLAGGGPEDVVALTVRLAEEMLEASGVQGDPAQALKDGRAMDVWRRMIAAQGGDPDAPLPRAKESETVYAPADGVLVGLDALSVGVAAWRLGAGRARKEDAVQAGAGVRLHAKPGATVRAGEPLMTLLTDTPERFGRAREALEGAVTIAPEGSRPATPLILDRIA from the coding sequence GTGACCACCTCCGGGAACGGGGCGCGTGCCGCGGAAGCGCACGACGCCGTCGACGTCATCCGCGCCAAGCGCGACCGGCGCGAGCTCAGCGACGCCCAGATCGACTGGGTCATCGACGCCTACACGCGCGGGGCCGTGGCCGATGAGCAGATGTCCGCCCTCGCCATGGCGATCCTCCTCAACGGCATGACCCACCGGGAGACGGCCCGATGGACGACGGCGATGATCGCCTCGGGCGAGCGGCTCGACTTCTCCTCCCTCCGCAGCCGCTCCGGCGGGCAGCGGCCGACGGCCGACAAGCACTCCACCGGCGGGGTCGGGGACAAGATCACGCTCCCGCTCGCGCCCCTCGTGGCCGTGTTCGGGGTGGCCGTCCCGCAGCTCTCCGGCCGCGGCCTCGGCCACACCGGCGGCACCCTGGACAAGCTCGAGTCGATCCCGGGCTGGCGGGCGGCCCTGAGCAACGAGGAGATGATGGCCCAGCTCGACGACGTCGGGGCGGTCATCTGCGCCGCGGGCGCCGGACTCGCCCCGGCAGACAAGAAGCTCTACGCGCTGCGCGACGTCACCGGCACCGTCGAGGCGATCCCGCTCATCGCCTCCTCGATCATGAGCAAGAAGATCGCCGAGGGGACCGGCGCGCTGGTCCTCGACGTCAAGGTCGGCTCCGGGGCCTTCATGAAGGATGAGGCCGACGCCCGCGAGCTGGCCGAGACGATGGTGGCCCTCGGCCAGGACGCCGGGGTGCGCACCGTGGCGCTCCTGACCGACATGGACACCCCGCTCGGCCTCACCGCCGGCAACGCGATCGAGGTCGAGGAGTCCCTCGAGGTCCTCGCCGGCGGGGGCCCGGAGGACGTCGTGGCGCTCACGGTCCGGCTGGCCGAGGAGATGCTCGAGGCCTCGGGCGTGCAGGGCGACCCGGCGCAGGCGCTCAAGGACGGCCGTGCGATGGACGTGTGGCGGCGGATGATCGCCGCCCAGGGCGGCGACCCGGACGCCCCGCTCCCGCGCGCCAAGGAGTCGGAGACGGTCTACGCCCCGGCTGACGGAGTCCTCGTGGGCCTCGACGCGCTCTCCGTCGGCGTCGCCGCGTGGCGGCTCGGCGCCGGCCGGGCGCGCAAGGAGGACGCCGTCCAGGCCGGCGCCGGCGTGCGGCTGCATGCCAAGCCGGGCGCGACGGTCCGCGCGGGGGAGCCGCTCATGACGCTGCTGACCGACACCCCCGAGCGTTTCGGCCGTGCGCGCGAGGCGCTCGAGGGGGCGGTCACGATCGCGCCGGAAGGCTCCCGCCCGGCCACCCCGCTCATCCTCGACCGCATCGCCTAG
- a CDS encoding DedA family protein: MTFIDHAILHAAGQWWIYPILLVFFFVDGFAMIAPSETLIVALAAYWRHSGEPNLWILGATALIGAMAGDNVAYFLGRKIGTDRWKWMRRPRVQKVFGWARHELDKRGAVLIFTARYIPWGRVAVNYVSGSTGFRHRTFFWLDAFACLTWVGYSLGVGLLASSFPWLHHNPLLSVVVAVAFALVLGVLLDHSITVLHRWRDTVDARRAAAAARAEHERELALRPHLPADDYAPRERETTPTPGE, from the coding sequence TTGACCTTCATCGATCACGCGATCCTCCATGCTGCCGGCCAGTGGTGGATCTACCCGATCCTCCTCGTCTTCTTCTTCGTCGACGGCTTCGCGATGATCGCGCCGAGCGAGACGCTCATCGTGGCCCTCGCCGCGTACTGGCGCCATTCCGGCGAGCCCAACCTGTGGATCCTGGGCGCCACGGCGCTCATCGGGGCGATGGCAGGCGACAACGTGGCCTACTTCCTCGGGCGCAAGATCGGCACCGACCGCTGGAAGTGGATGCGGCGCCCGCGCGTGCAGAAGGTCTTCGGCTGGGCCCGGCACGAGCTCGACAAGCGCGGCGCCGTGCTGATCTTCACCGCCCGGTACATCCCCTGGGGCCGCGTGGCGGTCAACTACGTCTCCGGCAGCACCGGGTTCCGCCACCGCACCTTCTTCTGGCTCGATGCGTTCGCGTGCCTGACCTGGGTGGGCTACTCGCTCGGGGTGGGCCTCCTCGCGAGCTCCTTCCCCTGGCTGCACCACAACCCGCTCCTGAGCGTCGTGGTCGCCGTCGCCTTCGCACTCGTCCTCGGCGTGCTCCTGGACCACAGCATCACGGTCCTCCACCGCTGGCGCGACACGGTCGACGCCCGCCGGGCCGCCGCGGCGGCGAGGGCAGAGCACGAGCGCGAGCTCGCCCTGCGGCCCCATCTGCCCGCCGACGACTACGCGCCGCGCGAGCGCGAGACCACGCCCACTCCGGGGGAGTGA
- a CDS encoding adenosine deaminase: protein MTEPNIDAAPDLSFDLRALPKVSLHDHLDGGLRPATIIELAAEIGHELPSTDPVALGQWFRDAADSGSLPRYLETFDHTIAVMQTAPALRRIAREFVEDLADDGVVYGEVRWAPEQHLTDGLTLDEAVEAVQAGLEDGMALVEESGRVIAVGQLITAMRHADNSQAIAELAVRHRDRGAVGFDIAGAEDGFPPSRFAEAFTYLAQNNFPATVHAGEAAGLASIQSALVDGRALRLGHGVRIAEDITVDSTDEVDEDGVPILDVTLGELAAWVRDRGIPLELCPSSNLQTGAIAAWGEDILDHPFDMLYELGFNVTVNTDNRLMSGVTLTDEFELLVEAFDYDLDDLLEITLNAAEAAFLPLEDREDLVEYINEAYANLAE, encoded by the coding sequence GTGACTGAGCCGAACATCGACGCCGCCCCGGACCTCTCCTTCGACCTCCGGGCGCTGCCCAAGGTCTCCCTCCACGACCACCTCGACGGCGGCCTGCGCCCCGCGACCATCATCGAGCTCGCCGCCGAGATCGGCCACGAGCTCCCATCCACGGACCCCGTGGCCCTCGGGCAGTGGTTCCGGGACGCCGCGGACTCCGGCTCCCTGCCCCGGTACCTCGAGACGTTCGACCACACGATCGCCGTGATGCAGACCGCCCCGGCCCTGCGCCGGATCGCACGGGAGTTCGTCGAGGACCTCGCGGACGACGGCGTGGTGTACGGCGAGGTGCGCTGGGCGCCCGAGCAGCACCTCACCGACGGGCTCACCCTCGACGAGGCCGTCGAGGCTGTCCAGGCCGGCCTCGAGGACGGCATGGCCCTCGTGGAGGAGTCGGGGCGGGTCATCGCCGTCGGCCAGCTCATCACGGCCATGCGCCACGCCGACAACTCCCAGGCGATCGCCGAGCTCGCCGTGCGCCACCGCGACCGCGGCGCGGTCGGGTTCGACATCGCCGGGGCCGAGGACGGCTTCCCGCCCTCGCGCTTCGCCGAGGCCTTCACCTACCTCGCGCAGAACAACTTCCCGGCCACCGTCCACGCCGGAGAGGCCGCCGGCCTCGCGAGCATCCAGTCGGCCCTCGTCGACGGGCGCGCCCTCCGCCTCGGCCACGGCGTGCGCATCGCCGAGGACATCACCGTCGACTCGACCGACGAGGTCGACGAGGACGGCGTGCCGATCCTCGACGTCACGCTCGGCGAGCTGGCCGCGTGGGTCCGCGACCGCGGGATCCCGCTCGAGCTCTGCCCGTCCTCGAACCTCCAGACCGGCGCGATCGCCGCCTGGGGCGAGGACATCCTCGACCACCCCTTCGACATGCTCTACGAGCTCGGCTTCAACGTCACGGTCAACACCGACAACCGGCTCATGAGCGGCGTGACGCTCACGGACGAGTTCGAGCTGCTCGTGGAGGCCTTCGACTACGACCTCGACGACCTGCTCGAGATCACGCTCAACGCCGCCGAGGCCGCATTCCTGCCCCTCGAGGACCGTGAGGACCTCGTCGAGTACATCAACGAGGCCTACGCGAACCTTGCCGAGTAG
- a CDS encoding MazG nucleotide pyrophosphohydrolase domain-containing protein, translated as MSAAVDRLVEVVRLLREHCLWTAALTHASLVTYLIEESYELVEAIEDGQPEEELRGELADVLLQVVLHAEIARERGAFDLDGVAGALTAKLVRRNRHVFTPDGALQPSFPTTVAEIIASWDEAKRQEKAAAGSGQGPGPDGDGSPRLVGPDALEGLPRHLPALALAQKALGRAERRRALEGAGPAGGPDAPTSASGGVTSAGFATEEELGDFLLDAVRAARAAGLDAERALRAAVGRL; from the coding sequence GTGAGCGCCGCCGTCGACCGTCTCGTGGAGGTGGTGCGGCTCCTGCGGGAGCACTGCCTCTGGACGGCCGCGCTCACGCACGCCTCTCTCGTGACGTACCTCATCGAGGAGTCCTACGAGCTCGTCGAGGCGATCGAGGACGGCCAGCCGGAGGAGGAGCTGCGGGGCGAGCTCGCCGACGTGCTCCTGCAGGTGGTCCTGCACGCCGAGATCGCGCGGGAGCGCGGCGCGTTCGACCTCGACGGCGTCGCGGGGGCGCTCACCGCGAAGCTCGTCCGGCGCAACCGCCACGTCTTCACGCCCGACGGCGCGCTGCAGCCGAGCTTCCCGACCACCGTGGCCGAGATCATCGCCTCGTGGGACGAGGCCAAGCGCCAGGAGAAGGCGGCCGCCGGGTCGGGGCAGGGACCCGGGCCCGACGGCGACGGCTCGCCCCGGCTCGTCGGCCCCGACGCGCTCGAGGGGCTTCCGCGGCACCTGCCTGCCCTCGCCCTCGCCCAGAAGGCACTGGGGCGGGCCGAGCGGCGGCGTGCCCTGGAGGGCGCCGGGCCGGCCGGCGGGCCCGATGCCCCGACCTCGGCGTCCGGTGGGGTGACCTCGGCGGGATTCGCGACCGAGGAGGAGCTCGGGGACTTCCTGCTCGACGCCGTGCGCGCCGCCCGCGCCGCCGGGCTCGACGCCGAGCGCGCGCTCCGCGCCGCGGTCGGCCGCCTCTGA
- the eno gene encoding phosphopyruvate hydratase yields the protein MALIDAIHAREILDSRGNPTVEVEVLLSDGSLGRAAVPSGASTGEFEAVERRDGDKGRYQGKGVQQAVEAVLDQIAPALTGFDATDQRAIDQAMIDLDGTPNKGNLGANAILGVSLAVANAAADSANLPLYKYLGGPNAHVLPVPLMNILNGGSHADSDVDIQEFMIAPIGAETFSEGLRWGVEVYHNLKSVLKEKGLSTGLGDEGGFAPNLPSNRAALELITEAISKAGYTPGKDIALALDVASSEFFKDGAYQFEGKALSASEMSAYYAELVNDFPLVSIEDPLDENDWEGWKILTEEIGDKVQLVGDDLFVTNPERLQQGIDAKTANSLLVKVNQIGSLTETLDAVSLAQRSGYTTITSHRSGETEDTTIADICVATNAGQIKTGAPARSERVAKYNQLLRIEEELDDAARYAGRSAFPRFKG from the coding sequence ATGGCCCTTATCGATGCCATCCACGCCCGCGAGATCCTCGACTCCCGGGGCAACCCGACGGTCGAGGTCGAGGTCCTGCTCAGCGACGGCTCGCTCGGCCGCGCCGCGGTCCCCTCGGGCGCCTCGACGGGCGAGTTCGAGGCCGTGGAGCGCCGCGACGGCGACAAGGGCCGCTACCAGGGCAAGGGCGTCCAGCAGGCCGTCGAGGCCGTCCTCGACCAGATCGCCCCGGCGCTGACGGGCTTCGACGCCACCGACCAGCGCGCCATCGACCAGGCCATGATCGACCTCGACGGCACCCCCAACAAGGGCAACCTCGGTGCCAACGCGATCCTCGGCGTCTCCCTCGCCGTCGCCAACGCGGCCGCCGACTCCGCCAACCTGCCGCTGTACAAGTACCTCGGCGGCCCGAACGCGCACGTCCTGCCCGTGCCGCTCATGAACATCCTCAACGGCGGCTCGCACGCCGATTCCGACGTGGACATCCAGGAGTTCATGATCGCCCCGATCGGCGCCGAGACCTTCTCCGAGGGCCTCCGCTGGGGCGTCGAGGTCTACCACAACCTCAAGAGCGTCCTGAAGGAGAAGGGCCTCTCGACGGGCCTGGGCGACGAGGGCGGCTTCGCCCCGAACCTGCCCTCCAACCGCGCCGCGCTCGAGCTCATCACGGAGGCCATCAGCAAGGCCGGCTACACCCCGGGCAAGGACATCGCGCTCGCGCTCGACGTCGCCTCGTCCGAGTTCTTCAAGGACGGCGCGTACCAGTTCGAGGGCAAGGCGCTCTCCGCGTCCGAGATGAGCGCGTACTACGCCGAGCTCGTCAACGACTTCCCGCTCGTCTCGATCGAGGACCCGCTCGACGAGAACGACTGGGAGGGCTGGAAGATCCTCACCGAGGAGATCGGGGACAAGGTCCAGCTCGTGGGCGACGACCTCTTCGTGACCAACCCCGAGCGCCTCCAGCAGGGCATCGACGCCAAGACGGCCAACTCGCTGCTCGTGAAGGTCAACCAGATCGGCTCCCTCACCGAGACGCTCGACGCCGTCTCCCTGGCCCAGCGCAGCGGCTACACCACGATCACCTCTCACCGCTCCGGCGAGACCGAGGACACGACCATCGCGGACATCTGCGTCGCGACCAACGCCGGCCAGATCAAGACCGGCGCCCCGGCCCGCTCTGAGCGCGTCGCGAAGTACAACCAGCTCCTGCGCATCGAGGAGGAGCTCGACGACGCCGCGCGCTACGCCGGCCGCAGCGCCTTCCCGCGCTTCAAGGGCTGA
- a CDS encoding FtsB family cell division protein, protein MATRRPAVPRTPATKRPSPAAPTPVVEPVQEAAPGMGAPKAQKSPKSPRKPAGPAKRRTGTKVPLKTPVSADSAPVPARAFSGRIIALAVVLVAITIMLAPTVRVFLGQRAEISSLQADIAAKHAEQDSLKQSIARWEDPNYVKQQARDRINMVMPGETSYWVFGDDGSPAATSSGTQTQAGGDTPWSQGFWDAFVRAATD, encoded by the coding sequence ATGGCGACGCGTCGACCGGCCGTGCCCCGCACGCCGGCCACGAAGCGACCCTCGCCCGCCGCGCCCACCCCTGTGGTGGAGCCGGTCCAGGAGGCAGCACCGGGGATGGGGGCCCCGAAGGCCCAGAAGTCCCCGAAGTCCCCGAGGAAGCCGGCCGGTCCGGCGAAGCGGCGGACGGGGACCAAGGTTCCCCTCAAGACCCCGGTCTCCGCGGACAGCGCCCCCGTGCCGGCGCGGGCCTTCTCCGGCCGCATCATCGCCCTCGCCGTGGTGCTCGTCGCCATCACGATCATGCTCGCCCCGACCGTCCGCGTCTTCCTCGGCCAGCGGGCCGAGATCAGCTCCCTCCAGGCCGACATCGCCGCGAAGCACGCCGAGCAGGACTCGCTCAAGCAGTCCATCGCCCGGTGGGAGGACCCCAACTACGTCAAGCAGCAGGCGCGCGACCGCATTAACATGGTCATGCCCGGCGAGACCTCGTACTGGGTGTTCGGCGACGACGGCAGCCCGGCCGCCACGAGCAGCGGGACGCAGACGCAGGCGGGCGGCGACACGCCCTGGAGCCAGGGCTTCTGGGACGCGTTCGTGCGGGCCGCGACCGACTGA
- a CDS encoding DUF501 domain-containing protein, producing MTETPQPSADVPTPADLETLSRQLGRPVRDVVAIPARCVCGNPLVAATAPRLASGTPFPTTFYLTHPVITSAVSRLEAAGLMAEMNDRLAADPELAGAYRRAHEAYLAAREEIGRRAGTGPVPEIDGVSAGGMPTRVKCLHVLVGQSLALGHGVNPLGDEAIAGISAWWTPEACYCDGAWDTEGEAPDRDLSRHGPQGLPAMTGRPAPLRRTDSAEGTAEGTAGSSAEREDAAGEDRA from the coding sequence GTGACCGAGACCCCCCAGCCGTCCGCCGACGTCCCGACGCCGGCGGATCTCGAGACCCTGAGCCGCCAGCTCGGGCGCCCCGTGCGCGACGTGGTCGCCATCCCGGCGCGGTGCGTGTGCGGGAACCCGCTCGTGGCGGCGACCGCGCCGCGCCTGGCCAGCGGCACCCCGTTCCCCACGACCTTCTACCTCACCCACCCCGTCATCACCTCCGCCGTCTCCCGCCTCGAGGCCGCCGGCCTGATGGCCGAGATGAACGACAGGCTCGCGGCCGATCCCGAGCTCGCCGGCGCGTACCGCCGCGCCCACGAGGCCTATCTCGCCGCGCGCGAGGAGATCGGCCGCCGCGCGGGCACGGGCCCCGTCCCGGAGATCGACGGCGTCTCCGCCGGCGGGATGCCCACCCGCGTCAAGTGCCTCCACGTCCTCGTGGGGCAGTCGCTCGCCCTGGGCCACGGCGTCAATCCGCTCGGCGACGAGGCGATCGCGGGGATCTCCGCCTGGTGGACGCCAGAGGCCTGCTACTGCGACGGGGCCTGGGACACCGAGGGGGAGGCACCGGACCGGGACCTCTCCCGGCACGGCCCACAGGGGCTGCCGGCGATGACCGGCCGGCCGGCGCCCCTCCGGCGCACGGACTCCGCCGAGGGCACCGCGGAGGGCACCGCCGGCTCCAGCGCCGAGCGGGAGGACGCGGCGGGGGAGGACCGGGCATGA
- a CDS encoding Ppx/GppA phosphatase family protein, with the protein MRVAGIDCGTNSIRLLVADTRPGDDGAPRLADVHREMRVVRLGQGVDATGMLAPEALERTFAAADDYAATVRDLGAERVRFVATSAMRDARNGDEFVAGIRARFGVEPEIVPGAEEAALSFAGAASVLPLAAGRPVLVVDLGGGSTEFVLGDAAGVRGARSIDMGCVRLTERHLRSDPPTAEEVAAAERDVDAGIDEALAGVPLGEATAVIGVAGSITTITAHALGLPAYQPECIHGTELPIAQVAAACTSLLGLTHAQRAELPYMHPGRVDVIGAGALVWRHILARLSTLTDGRIATAVTSEHDILDGIALSTLTKKTT; encoded by the coding sequence ATGAGGGTCGCGGGCATCGACTGCGGCACGAATTCGATCCGCCTCCTCGTGGCGGACACGCGTCCCGGGGACGACGGCGCGCCCCGCCTGGCGGACGTCCACCGCGAGATGCGCGTCGTCCGCCTGGGCCAGGGCGTCGACGCGACCGGCATGCTCGCTCCCGAGGCGCTCGAGCGCACCTTCGCCGCCGCCGACGACTACGCCGCCACCGTCCGTGACCTGGGCGCAGAGCGCGTCCGCTTCGTGGCGACCTCGGCCATGCGGGACGCGCGCAACGGCGACGAGTTCGTCGCCGGCATCCGGGCGCGCTTCGGCGTCGAGCCCGAGATCGTGCCCGGCGCCGAGGAGGCCGCGCTGAGCTTCGCCGGCGCCGCGAGCGTCCTGCCGCTGGCCGCCGGCCGCCCCGTGCTCGTGGTCGACCTCGGCGGCGGCAGCACGGAGTTCGTCCTCGGCGACGCCGCCGGGGTCCGGGGCGCGCGCTCGATCGACATGGGCTGCGTCCGCCTCACCGAGCGGCACCTCCGCTCGGACCCGCCCACCGCCGAGGAGGTCGCCGCGGCGGAGCGCGACGTCGACGCTGGCATCGACGAGGCGCTTGCCGGCGTGCCGCTCGGCGAGGCGACCGCGGTGATCGGCGTGGCCGGCTCGATCACCACCATCACCGCGCACGCCCTGGGCCTGCCCGCCTACCAGCCCGAGTGCATCCATGGCACCGAACTGCCCATCGCGCAGGTGGCCGCAGCCTGCACGTCGCTGCTGGGACTGACCCACGCCCAGCGGGCCGAGCTGCCCTACATGCACCCCGGGCGCGTCGACGTGATCGGGGCCGGGGCGCTCGTGTGGCGCCACATCCTCGCCCGGCTGTCCACGCTGACGGACGGCCGCATCGCCACCGCCGTCACGAGCGAGCACGACATCCTCGACGGCATCGCGCTGAGCACCCTGACGAAGAAGACCACGTGA
- a CDS encoding S8 family serine peptidase, which yields MRRATALTLSILTALAAALLGLLPSAPAARADSIRDREYWLGEYGIEKAWEVSKGAGVKVAVIDSGIDGTHPDLHGAVVGGHDSSGAGSPDGQKPIGAKPEHGTLVATMLAGRGHGQDPGKDGVGPDGIVGVAPEAQLLSASTWLGSPNPAGISDQAQIPDAVRWAVDQGAKVINISLGSSSPVWPESWDSAFLYAEQHDVVIVAAAGNRVGGNVQVGAPATIPGVLTVAGLDRQRKASVDSSSQGISIGVAAPAEELAGGLPGGEYAEWAGTSGAAPIVSGVAALIRSKWPDMSAAQVINRIVSTAKDAGAPGPDPIYGRGILDAEAALKADVPVTSVNPLGSIADWIRVHRKGAGPAPTAPDETAAPTAPATAVPEPSAPTPRNDPAESPWPALTVVLSAVLVLGTAAGGGLHVWRRSVRSPAGGAALPPDAAASAEPEESHPGS from the coding sequence ATCCGACGCGCCACTGCCCTGACCCTCTCCATCCTCACGGCGCTGGCCGCGGCGCTGCTCGGCCTCCTGCCGTCGGCGCCCGCCGCGCGGGCCGACAGCATCCGGGACCGCGAGTACTGGCTCGGCGAGTACGGGATCGAGAAGGCCTGGGAGGTCTCCAAGGGCGCCGGGGTCAAGGTGGCCGTCATCGACAGCGGCATCGACGGCACGCACCCGGACCTGCACGGGGCGGTCGTGGGCGGCCACGACTCCTCCGGCGCCGGCTCTCCGGACGGGCAGAAGCCGATCGGCGCGAAGCCCGAGCACGGCACGCTCGTCGCGACGATGCTCGCCGGCCGAGGCCACGGCCAGGACCCCGGCAAGGACGGCGTGGGCCCGGACGGGATCGTGGGCGTGGCGCCCGAGGCGCAGCTCCTCTCGGCGTCCACCTGGCTGGGCTCGCCGAACCCCGCAGGGATCTCCGACCAGGCGCAGATCCCCGATGCCGTGCGCTGGGCGGTGGACCAGGGCGCCAAGGTCATCAACATCTCCCTCGGCAGCTCCTCGCCCGTCTGGCCAGAGAGCTGGGACTCGGCCTTCCTCTACGCGGAGCAGCACGACGTGGTGATCGTCGCCGCGGCCGGGAACCGCGTGGGCGGCAACGTCCAGGTCGGTGCGCCCGCCACGATCCCGGGCGTCCTGACCGTCGCGGGCCTGGACCGCCAGCGGAAGGCGAGCGTCGACTCCTCGTCGCAGGGCATCAGCATCGGCGTGGCCGCTCCCGCCGAGGAGCTCGCCGGCGGCCTGCCGGGCGGCGAGTACGCGGAATGGGCCGGCACCTCGGGCGCCGCCCCGATCGTCTCAGGGGTGGCGGCGCTCATCCGCTCGAAGTGGCCGGACATGAGCGCGGCCCAGGTGATCAACCGGATCGTCTCGACGGCGAAGGACGCGGGCGCGCCCGGACCCGACCCGATCTACGGCCGCGGCATCCTCGATGCCGAGGCGGCGCTGAAGGCGGATGTGCCGGTGACGTCCGTCAACCCGCTCGGCTCGATCGCCGACTGGATCCGCGTCCACCGCAAGGGCGCGGGCCCGGCGCCCACCGCCCCGGACGAGACGGCGGCCCCGACTGCCCCTGCCACCGCCGTGCCCGAGCCGTCGGCGCCGACGCCCCGCAACGATCCTGCGGAGAGCCCCTGGCCGGCCCTGACCGTGGTCCTCTCGGCGGTCCTCGTGCTGGGCACTGCCGCCGGCGGAGGCCTCCACGTCTGGCGGCGCTCGGTCCGCAGCCCCGCGGGCGGGGCCGCCCTGCCGCCGGACGCCGCGGCGTCGGCGGAGCCGGAGGAGTCACACCCGGGGAGCTAG
- a CDS encoding NAD(P)/FAD-dependent oxidoreductase yields MPSSLQLVDRPRVLVVGGGYVGLYVALNLQKKIASAGGIVTVVDPNPYMTYQPFLPEVAGGNIEARHAVVSLREHLKQSEVIQGSVTSIDHEARKAVVELPGDQGTVEVPYVDVVLGAGAITRTFPIPGLAEAGIGNKTIEEAIALRNRVIERIEFASTATDPAERRRALTFVVVGGGFAGIETIAEMEDLAREAVRNNARLSQDEVRFVLVEAMGRIMPEVTAEQAEWVVSHLKGRGIEVLLNTSLASAEGSLKLINMPDKTPADEFEADTLVWTAGVQANPMVRATGFPLEPRGRVRVLPDLRIAGDEGIIDNAWAAGDVAAVPDLTGKGLPDGTCVPNAQHALRQAKVLANNLWANRWDKPLTDYKHKNLGAVAGFGPWKGVANINLFGRIGLKGPLAWLAHRGYHGLAIPTAERKFRVLLDWFSSLFAGRDTTPLQGLENPRAAFESAARPAPKPAAAPAPKAQDAGEKVPAGAK; encoded by the coding sequence ATGCCTTCCTCCCTGCAGCTTGTCGATCGCCCCCGCGTCCTCGTCGTCGGCGGCGGCTACGTCGGCCTCTACGTGGCCCTGAACCTCCAGAAGAAGATCGCCTCGGCCGGCGGCATCGTCACGGTCGTGGATCCCAACCCGTACATGACCTACCAGCCGTTCCTGCCCGAGGTGGCCGGCGGCAACATCGAGGCGCGCCACGCCGTCGTCTCCCTCCGCGAGCACCTCAAGCAGAGTGAGGTCATCCAGGGCTCGGTCACGAGCATCGACCACGAGGCCCGCAAGGCCGTCGTGGAGCTCCCGGGCGACCAGGGCACGGTCGAGGTCCCCTACGTCGACGTGGTCCTCGGCGCGGGCGCCATCACGCGGACGTTCCCGATCCCGGGCCTCGCCGAGGCCGGCATCGGCAACAAGACCATCGAGGAGGCCATCGCCCTCCGCAACCGGGTGATCGAGCGCATCGAGTTCGCCTCGACCGCCACAGACCCGGCCGAGCGCCGGCGCGCCCTGACCTTCGTGGTCGTCGGCGGCGGCTTCGCCGGCATCGAGACCATCGCCGAGATGGAGGACCTCGCCCGCGAGGCCGTCCGCAACAACGCCCGCCTGAGCCAGGACGAGGTCCGCTTCGTCCTCGTCGAGGCGATGGGCCGCATCATGCCCGAGGTCACGGCCGAGCAGGCCGAGTGGGTCGTCAGCCACCTCAAGGGCCGCGGCATCGAGGTGCTCCTGAACACCTCCCTCGCCAGCGCCGAGGGCTCCCTGAAGCTCATCAACATGCCGGACAAGACCCCTGCGGACGAGTTCGAGGCGGACACCCTCGTCTGGACCGCCGGCGTGCAGGCCAACCCGATGGTCCGCGCCACCGGCTTCCCGCTCGAGCCGCGCGGCCGCGTCCGCGTCCTGCCGGACCTCCGCATCGCCGGGGACGAGGGCATCATCGACAACGCCTGGGCTGCCGGCGACGTCGCCGCCGTGCCCGACCTGACCGGCAAGGGCCTCCCGGACGGCACCTGCGTGCCGAACGCCCAGCACGCCCTGCGCCAGGCCAAGGTCCTCGCGAACAACCTGTGGGCCAACCGCTGGGACAAGCCGCTGACCGACTACAAGCACAAGAACCTCGGTGCCGTGGCCGGCTTCGGCCCGTGGAAGGGCGTGGCGAACATCAACCTGTTCGGGCGGATCGGCCTGAAGGGCCCGCTCGCCTGGCTCGCCCACCGCGGCTACCACGGCCTCGCGATCCCGACGGCGGAGCGCAAGTTCCGCGTGCTCCTCGACTGGTTCTCCTCGCTCTTCGCCGGCCGCGACACGACCCCGCTGCAGGGCCTCGAGAACCCGCGTGCCGCGTTCGAGAGCGCCGCCCGCCCCGCCCCGAAGCCCGCGGCCGCCCCGGCGCCGAAGGCCCAGGACGCCGGCGAGAAGGTTCCGGCCGGCGCCAAGTAG